The Micromonospora sediminicola genome contains a region encoding:
- a CDS encoding ATP-binding cassette domain-containing protein, producing the protein MIETRGLRKSFRSRAGRETKTVDAVRGVNLDVAEGEIFGFLGPNGAGKTTTLRMLATLIEPDGGEATVAGADLRKDPAGVRRRIGYVPQGGSTWDESTAREELVLQARLYGISKADAQRRATRALDAFQLTEYADRKCKTYSGGQRRRVEIALGIIHEPKIVFLDEPTTGLDPQSRAHMWDEIRRLRTEGMTVFITTHYLDEADALCDRIAIMDHGEVVAEGTPAELKREISGEVVIVGLDAATTPHAAQLLDTEAYVTKLETADEGGLRLYVDEGAVAIPQVLRRLDHAGVELRSIELHRPSLDDVFLTKTGRSLRES; encoded by the coding sequence ATGATCGAGACCAGGGGGCTGCGGAAGTCGTTCCGCTCCCGCGCGGGTCGCGAGACGAAGACCGTGGACGCGGTCCGTGGCGTCAACCTCGACGTCGCCGAGGGGGAGATCTTCGGCTTCCTCGGGCCCAACGGCGCCGGCAAGACCACCACGCTCCGGATGCTCGCCACCCTCATCGAGCCGGACGGCGGCGAGGCCACCGTCGCGGGGGCCGACCTGCGCAAGGACCCGGCCGGGGTGCGCCGGCGGATCGGCTACGTGCCCCAGGGCGGCAGCACCTGGGACGAGTCCACCGCCCGCGAGGAACTGGTGCTCCAGGCCCGCCTCTACGGCATCTCCAAGGCCGACGCCCAGCGGCGCGCCACCCGCGCGCTGGACGCGTTCCAGCTCACCGAGTACGCCGACCGCAAGTGCAAGACCTACTCCGGCGGCCAGCGCCGGCGGGTCGAGATCGCGCTCGGCATCATCCACGAGCCGAAGATCGTCTTCCTGGACGAGCCGACCACCGGCCTCGACCCGCAGAGCCGCGCCCACATGTGGGACGAGATCCGGCGGCTGCGCACCGAGGGGATGACCGTCTTCATCACCACGCACTACCTCGACGAGGCCGACGCGCTCTGCGACCGGATCGCGATCATGGATCACGGCGAGGTGGTCGCGGAGGGCACCCCGGCCGAGCTGAAGCGCGAGATCTCCGGCGAGGTGGTGATCGTCGGCCTGGACGCCGCGACCACCCCGCACGCCGCCCAACTGCTCGACACCGAGGCGTACGTGACCAAGCTGGAGACCGCCGACGAGGGCGGCCTGCGTCTCTACGTCGACGAGGGCGCCGTCGCCATCCCGCAGGTGCTGCGCCGCCTCGACCACGCCGGGGTGGAGCTGCGCTCGATCGAGCTGCACCGACCCAGCCTCGACGACGTCTTCCTCACCAAGACCGGCCGCTCGCTGCGCGAGTCCTGA
- a CDS encoding acetyl/propionyl/methylcrotonyl-CoA carboxylase subunit alpha: MRKVLIANRGEIAVRVIRACRDAGLASVAVYADSDRDALHATLADEAYALGGDTAADSYLRIDKLIDVAARAGADAVHPGYGFLSENADFAQAVLDAGLTWIGPTPQAIRDLGDKVTARHIAQRAGAPLVPGTPDPVGNADEVMAFAVDHGLPVAIKAAFGGGGRGLKVARTMEEIPHLFESATREAVAAFGRGECFVERYLDQPRHVEAQVLADQHGNVIVVGTRDCSLQRRHQKLVEEAPAPFLTDAQRAQIHDSAKAICREAGYHGAGTVEYLVGADGTISFLEVNTRLQVEHPVTEETAGIDLVREQFRIADGEKLRITEDPTPRGHAIEFRINGEDPGRNFLPAPGTVTALRLPSGPGVRVDTGISAGDVIGGNFDSLLAKVIIVGETRTEALERARRALDEMVVEGMATALPFHRLVVRDEAFTAEPFTVHTRWIETEFDNTVPAFTAAAGAAEAPAERETVVVEVGGKRLEVVLPAGLGAATATAAPAAKKPARRGGGGKAGAAVSGDTLTSPMQGTIVKIAVADGDTVAEGDLVVVLEAMKMEQPLHAHKAGTVSGLAAEVGAVITAGAAICTIA; this comes from the coding sequence GTGCGCAAGGTTCTCATCGCCAACCGCGGCGAGATCGCCGTCCGCGTCATCCGCGCCTGCCGCGACGCCGGCCTGGCGAGCGTCGCCGTCTACGCGGACTCCGACCGGGACGCCCTGCACGCCACGCTCGCCGACGAGGCGTACGCGCTCGGCGGCGACACCGCGGCGGACAGCTACCTGCGCATCGACAAGCTCATCGACGTGGCCGCCCGCGCCGGCGCCGACGCCGTGCACCCCGGCTACGGCTTCCTCTCCGAGAACGCCGACTTCGCCCAGGCCGTCCTCGACGCCGGGCTGACCTGGATCGGCCCCACCCCGCAGGCGATCCGCGACCTGGGCGACAAGGTGACCGCCCGGCACATCGCGCAGCGCGCCGGCGCGCCGCTGGTGCCCGGCACCCCGGACCCGGTGGGCAACGCCGACGAGGTGATGGCGTTCGCCGTCGACCACGGGCTGCCGGTCGCCATCAAGGCGGCCTTCGGCGGCGGCGGGCGCGGCCTCAAGGTCGCCCGCACCATGGAGGAGATCCCGCACCTGTTCGAGTCGGCCACCCGCGAGGCGGTCGCCGCGTTCGGCCGGGGCGAGTGCTTCGTCGAGCGCTACCTGGACCAGCCGCGCCACGTCGAGGCGCAGGTGCTGGCCGACCAGCACGGCAACGTGATCGTGGTGGGCACCCGCGACTGCTCGCTCCAGCGCCGCCACCAGAAGCTGGTCGAGGAGGCGCCCGCGCCCTTCCTCACCGACGCCCAGCGCGCGCAGATCCACGACAGCGCGAAGGCGATCTGCCGGGAGGCCGGCTACCACGGCGCCGGCACCGTCGAATACCTGGTCGGCGCGGACGGCACCATCTCCTTCCTGGAGGTCAACACCCGGCTCCAGGTGGAGCACCCGGTGACCGAGGAGACCGCCGGCATCGACCTGGTACGCGAGCAGTTCCGCATCGCCGACGGCGAGAAGCTGCGCATCACCGAGGACCCGACGCCGCGCGGCCACGCCATCGAGTTCCGGATCAACGGCGAGGACCCGGGCCGCAACTTCCTGCCCGCCCCGGGCACCGTCACCGCGCTGCGGTTGCCGTCCGGCCCGGGGGTCCGGGTCGACACCGGCATCTCGGCCGGCGACGTGATCGGTGGCAACTTCGACTCGCTGCTGGCCAAGGTGATCATCGTCGGTGAGACGCGCACCGAGGCGCTGGAGCGGGCCCGCCGGGCGCTCGACGAGATGGTGGTCGAGGGCATGGCCACCGCGCTGCCCTTCCACCGCCTGGTGGTCCGCGACGAGGCGTTCACCGCCGAGCCGTTCACCGTGCACACCCGGTGGATCGAGACCGAGTTCGACAACACCGTCCCGGCCTTCACCGCCGCCGCCGGCGCCGCCGAGGCTCCGGCCGAGCGCGAGACCGTCGTGGTCGAGGTGGGCGGCAAGCGGCTGGAGGTCGTCCTCCCCGCCGGGCTCGGCGCGGCTACGGCGACCGCCGCGCCCGCCGCGAAGAAGCCGGCCCGCCGGGGTGGCGGGGGCAAGGCGGGCGCCGCGGTCAGCGGTGACACGCTCACCTCCCCCATGCAGGGCACCATCGTCAAGATCGCCGTGGCCGACGGCGACACGGTCGCCGAGGGCGACCTGGTCGTGGTGCTGGAGGCGATGAAGATGGAGCAGCCGCTGCACGCGCACAAGGCCGGCACGGTGAGCGGGCTGGCCGCCGAGGTGGGCGCGGTGATCACCGCCGGCGCGGCGATCTGCACCATCGCCTGA
- a CDS encoding GuaB1 family IMP dehydrogenase-related protein: MRFLHGAVPAHDLTYNDVFMAPNRSEVGSRLDVDLSSGDGTGTTIPLVVANMTAVAGRRMAETVARRGAVAVIPQDIPIEVVANVVGWVKQRHLVHDTAITLGPTDTVGDAIHLLPKRSHGAVVVVDADGRPMGVVTEADTVGVDRFAQLRHVMSTELHTVPADADPRTGFDRLSAGRRRLAPVVDGEGRLVGVLTRQGALRATLYRPAVDDRGRLRIAAAVGINGDVTGKAAALLEAGVDTLVVDTAHGHQERMLQALRAVRKLDPGVPVAAGNVVTADGVRDLVEAGADIVKVGVGPGAMCTTRMMTGVGRPQFSAVLDCAAAARSLGRHVWADGGVRHPRDVALALAAGASNVMIGSWFAGTYESPGDLYTDADGRRYKESFGMASSRAVSARTAEDSAFDRARKAIFEEGISSARMYLDPNRPGVEDLIDEIISGVRSAFTYAGARSLEEFHERALVGVQSTAGYTEGMPLPTSW, encoded by the coding sequence GTGCGGTTCCTTCATGGCGCGGTCCCCGCGCACGACCTGACCTACAACGACGTCTTCATGGCGCCCAACCGCTCGGAGGTGGGCTCCCGACTCGACGTCGACCTGTCCTCCGGCGACGGCACCGGCACCACCATCCCGCTGGTGGTGGCGAACATGACCGCGGTGGCCGGCCGGCGGATGGCCGAGACGGTGGCCCGGCGCGGCGCCGTGGCGGTGATCCCGCAGGACATCCCGATCGAGGTCGTGGCCAACGTCGTCGGTTGGGTCAAGCAGCGGCACCTGGTGCACGACACCGCGATCACGCTCGGTCCGACCGACACCGTCGGCGACGCGATCCACCTGCTGCCCAAGCGCTCCCACGGCGCGGTCGTCGTGGTCGACGCGGACGGGCGGCCGATGGGCGTGGTGACCGAGGCGGACACCGTCGGGGTGGACCGCTTCGCCCAGCTGCGGCACGTGATGTCCACCGAGCTGCACACCGTGCCGGCGGACGCGGACCCGCGTACCGGATTCGACCGGCTGTCGGCGGGCCGGCGGCGGCTCGCGCCGGTGGTGGACGGCGAGGGCCGCCTGGTCGGCGTGCTGACCCGGCAGGGCGCGCTGCGCGCCACGCTCTACCGGCCGGCGGTGGACGACCGGGGCCGGCTGCGCATCGCCGCGGCGGTGGGCATCAACGGCGACGTCACCGGCAAGGCCGCCGCGCTGCTGGAGGCGGGGGTGGACACGCTGGTGGTGGACACCGCGCACGGCCACCAGGAGCGGATGCTCCAGGCGCTGCGGGCGGTACGCAAGCTCGACCCGGGGGTGCCCGTCGCGGCCGGCAACGTGGTCACCGCGGACGGCGTACGCGACCTGGTCGAGGCCGGCGCGGACATCGTGAAGGTCGGCGTCGGGCCGGGCGCCATGTGCACCACCCGGATGATGACCGGCGTGGGCCGACCGCAGTTCTCCGCGGTGCTCGACTGCGCCGCGGCGGCCCGCTCGCTGGGCCGGCACGTCTGGGCCGACGGCGGCGTACGGCACCCGCGGGACGTGGCGCTGGCGCTGGCCGCGGGCGCCTCGAACGTGATGATCGGCTCCTGGTTCGCCGGCACCTACGAGTCCCCCGGCGACCTCTACACCGACGCCGACGGCCGGCGCTACAAGGAGAGCTTCGGCATGGCCTCGTCGCGGGCGGTGAGCGCCCGGACCGCCGAGGACAGCGCCTTCGACCGGGCCCGCAAGGCCATCTTCGAGGAGGGCATCTCCTCGGCCCGGATGTACCTGGACCCGAACCGCCCGGGCGTCGAGGACCTGATCGACGAGATCATTTCCGGGGTACGCAGCGCGTTCACCTACGCGGGCGCACGCAGCCTGGAGGAGTTCCACGAGCGGGCGCTGGTCGGCGTGCAGAGCACCGCCGGCTACACCGAGGGGATGCCGCTGCCGACCAGCTGGTGA
- a CDS encoding PadR family transcriptional regulator translates to MMILGLVRWMQPVHGYDVRRELLSWSADKWANVQPGSIYHALRKLTDEGLLRTVSVEQVGARPARTTYEVTAKGEDEFETLLRAQWWQVQESPDPFVAAFSFLPAMPRDEAAAALRNRANLLRAGVESMRASLDSDWVRNRKPVHVGWMFELWLARAEAETAWCERIAERIESGVSYLPAGMEQAEGWSGWTDGDKK, encoded by the coding sequence ATGATGATTCTGGGCCTGGTCAGGTGGATGCAGCCGGTGCACGGCTACGACGTGCGCCGCGAGCTGCTGAGTTGGAGCGCGGACAAGTGGGCGAACGTCCAGCCCGGTTCGATCTACCACGCGTTGCGCAAGCTCACCGACGAGGGGCTGCTGCGGACCGTGTCGGTCGAGCAGGTGGGCGCCCGTCCGGCCCGCACCACGTACGAGGTGACGGCGAAGGGCGAGGACGAGTTCGAGACGTTGCTGCGGGCCCAGTGGTGGCAGGTCCAGGAGTCGCCGGACCCGTTCGTGGCGGCGTTCTCGTTCCTGCCGGCGATGCCGCGCGACGAGGCCGCGGCGGCGTTGCGCAACCGCGCCAACCTGCTCCGCGCCGGCGTCGAGTCGATGCGCGCCTCGTTGGACTCCGACTGGGTACGCAACCGCAAGCCGGTGCACGTCGGATGGATGTTCGAGCTGTGGCTGGCCCGGGCCGAGGCGGAGACGGCCTGGTGCGAGCGGATCGCGGAGCGGATCGAGTCCGGTGTGTCCTACCTCCCCGCGGGGATGGAGCAGGCGGAGGGTTGGTCGGGCTGGACGGACGGGGACAAGAAATAA
- a CDS encoding MarR family winged helix-turn-helix transcriptional regulator has protein sequence MGPLVRYPDALQQAPLGRLISIAGHVVEQHWGRYLAEHHGLTSAGMRVLMILLRAGDITHREMAELCFVRPATLTGIVDTLERDGFVSRRRNPEDRRAVQLTLTDKGQEQARAIIDLIHSDRPLTSVDADPAKRAVIREFLTEIITGMSDGDLRRLNRDSESDTESPTGRHPC, from the coding sequence ATGGGACCGCTCGTCCGCTACCCCGACGCGCTGCAACAGGCGCCGCTCGGCCGGCTGATCTCGATCGCCGGCCACGTCGTCGAGCAGCACTGGGGGCGCTACCTGGCCGAGCACCACGGCCTCACCTCCGCCGGCATGCGGGTGCTGATGATCCTGCTGCGGGCCGGCGACATCACCCACCGCGAGATGGCGGAGCTGTGCTTCGTCCGGCCCGCCACCCTCACCGGCATCGTCGACACCCTGGAACGCGACGGCTTCGTCAGCCGGCGGCGCAACCCGGAGGACCGGCGCGCCGTCCAGCTCACGCTCACCGACAAGGGCCAGGAGCAAGCCCGCGCGATCATCGACCTGATCCACAGCGACCGGCCGTTGACGTCGGTCGACGCCGACCCGGCCAAGCGCGCCGTCATCCGCGAATTCCTGACCGAAATCATCACCGGCATGTCCGACGGGGACCTCCGTCGGTTGAACCGGGACAGCGAGTCCGACACCGAGTCGCCGACGGGGAGACATCCGTGCTGA
- a CDS encoding DHA2 family efflux MFS transporter permease subunit, producing MRGDGRGRWFGLLAISLGVAMIIVDATIVNVAVPQIIRDLDITSTDAQWVQEAYTLVFAALLLVAGRFADRSGRRRMFVAGVGVFVVASVLAALAGSGEALIGARVLQGIGGAMMLPTSLSLLNANFTGRERGIAFAVWGSTIGGAAALGPLLGGWLTTTYSWRWAFGINVPVSLAVIGATLLLVAESRDDRAERGVDLLGALLSVVGMTGVVFALIEGRTYGWWERERPFSLFGLDWTASISPVPVAALAGLTALGVFLAQQVRRNRTGRPALLDLSLFGIGSFRNGILAAAIVSLGEFGLLFALPLWFQNVLGYSAFRTGLALLPLAVGSFLASGIGAPLTQRWGAARVVQLGVAAELVGVAGLGFVVAPDTRWWAPLAFLFVYGIGVGLATAQLTGVSLAEVPVRRSGQGSGLQSTARQVGSALGIAVLGTVLFAGLGGLLGDRLADQPGLDPAGRDQVVSAVKESAGAAIGGLAADPRTAPIAEEAKAAFSDATRYAAFTAAGFLLVGLLTCLRLPSVRAGVTGDAPPAGAEPARV from the coding sequence ATGCGCGGCGACGGGCGCGGACGTTGGTTCGGGCTGCTGGCCATCAGCCTCGGCGTGGCGATGATCATCGTGGACGCCACCATCGTGAACGTCGCGGTGCCGCAGATCATCCGGGACCTGGACATCACCTCGACCGACGCCCAGTGGGTGCAGGAGGCGTACACCCTGGTCTTCGCCGCGTTGCTGCTGGTCGCCGGCCGCTTCGCCGACCGGTCCGGGCGGCGGCGGATGTTCGTCGCCGGCGTGGGCGTCTTCGTGGTGGCCAGCGTGCTGGCGGCGCTCGCCGGCTCCGGCGAGGCGCTGATCGGCGCCCGGGTGCTGCAGGGCATCGGTGGCGCGATGATGCTGCCCACCTCGCTCTCCCTGCTCAACGCCAACTTCACCGGCCGGGAGCGGGGCATCGCGTTCGCCGTCTGGGGCTCGACCATCGGCGGCGCGGCGGCGCTCGGCCCGTTGCTCGGCGGTTGGCTCACCACCACGTACTCCTGGCGGTGGGCGTTCGGCATCAACGTCCCGGTCAGCCTGGCCGTGATCGGGGCGACCCTGCTGCTGGTCGCCGAGTCCCGGGACGACCGCGCCGAACGCGGGGTCGACCTGCTCGGCGCGCTGCTCTCCGTGGTCGGCATGACCGGCGTGGTCTTCGCGCTCATCGAGGGACGCACCTACGGCTGGTGGGAGCGGGAACGGCCGTTCAGCCTCTTCGGCCTCGACTGGACCGCCTCGATCTCCCCGGTGCCGGTGGCCGCGCTGGCCGGGCTGACCGCACTCGGGGTCTTCCTGGCCCAGCAGGTCCGCCGCAACCGCACCGGGCGACCCGCGCTGCTCGACCTGTCGCTGTTCGGCATCGGCTCGTTCCGCAACGGCATCCTGGCCGCGGCGATCGTCAGCCTGGGCGAGTTCGGCCTGCTCTTCGCGCTGCCGCTGTGGTTCCAGAACGTGCTCGGCTACAGCGCCTTCCGCACCGGCCTGGCGCTGCTGCCACTCGCCGTGGGCAGCTTCCTGGCCAGCGGCATCGGTGCGCCGCTGACCCAGCGGTGGGGCGCGGCCCGGGTGGTCCAGTTGGGCGTCGCGGCCGAGCTGGTCGGCGTCGCCGGACTGGGCTTCGTGGTGGCCCCGGACACCCGCTGGTGGGCGCCGCTGGCGTTCCTCTTCGTCTACGGCATCGGCGTCGGTCTCGCCACCGCCCAGCTCACCGGCGTCTCGCTGGCCGAGGTGCCGGTCCGGCGCAGCGGGCAGGGCTCCGGACTGCAGAGCACCGCCCGGCAGGTCGGTTCGGCGCTCGGCATCGCCGTGCTCGGCACCGTGCTCTTCGCCGGCCTCGGCGGCCTCCTCGGCGACCGGCTGGCCGACCAGCCCGGCCTCGACCCGGCCGGTCGGGACCAGGTGGTGAGCGCGGTGAAGGAGAGCGCCGGCGCGGCGATCGGCGGGCTGGCGGCGGATCCGCGTACCGCGCCGATCGCCGAGGAGGCGAAGGCGGCCTTCTCCGACGCCACCCGGTACGCCGCCTTCACCGCGGCCGGGTTCCTGCTGGTCGGCCTGCTCACCTGCCTGCGCCTGCCGAGCGTGCGCGCCGGGGTGACCGGGGACGCCCCGCCGGCCGGGGCGGAGCCGGCGCGGGTCTGA
- a CDS encoding TetR/AcrR family transcriptional regulator, with amino-acid sequence MTSSGSYHHGDLRRALLAAAVDAIAESGPAALSLRDLARRAGVSHAAPAHHFGDKAGLLTALAIQGFDKLGEALRGAGDDFRESGVAYVVFAVRHRAHFEVMFRPDLYRADDPELVAARQRTGELLRGGVARHTGREPDTDALAAWSIAHGFAELWLAGALPSRVGADPEPAARAVVGRLFS; translated from the coding sequence ATGACGTCCTCCGGCTCCTACCACCACGGGGACCTGCGCCGGGCGCTGCTGGCCGCCGCCGTGGACGCGATCGCCGAGTCCGGGCCGGCCGCGCTGAGCCTGCGCGACCTCGCCCGCCGGGCCGGCGTCTCGCACGCGGCGCCCGCGCATCACTTCGGTGACAAGGCGGGGCTGCTCACCGCGCTCGCCATCCAGGGCTTCGACAAACTCGGCGAGGCGCTGCGGGGGGCGGGCGACGACTTCCGGGAGAGCGGCGTCGCGTACGTCGTCTTCGCGGTCCGGCACCGCGCGCACTTCGAGGTGATGTTCCGTCCGGACCTCTACCGGGCCGACGACCCGGAGCTGGTGGCGGCCCGGCAGCGGACCGGGGAGCTGCTGCGCGGCGGGGTGGCCCGGCACACCGGCCGGGAACCCGACACGGACGCGCTGGCCGCCTGGTCGATCGCGCACGGCTTCGCCGAGCTGTGGCTGGCCGGCGCCCTCCCGTCCCGGGTGGGCGCCGACCCCGAGCCGGCCGCTCGTGCGGTGGTCGGCCGGCTCTTCTCCTGA
- a CDS encoding MarR family winged helix-turn-helix transcriptional regulator: MLRVAGDTRAALARRLGIGATDAAAIDHLISSPEPLGPVELGNRLGIRSASATTLVDRLVQAGHVARAPHPHDRRRLTLQVTEHAVGEVLEALRPMLVGVDRAVARLTPEQAEATATFLREVAEVMREYVATAPDEPPRARTERG; encoded by the coding sequence ATGCTCCGGGTCGCCGGCGACACCCGAGCCGCGTTGGCCCGCCGCCTCGGCATCGGCGCGACCGACGCCGCGGCCATCGACCACCTGATCTCCAGCCCCGAGCCGCTGGGCCCGGTCGAGCTGGGCAACCGGTTGGGCATCCGCTCCGCCTCCGCCACCACGCTCGTCGACCGGCTGGTCCAGGCCGGACACGTCGCCCGCGCCCCACATCCGCACGATCGCCGGCGCCTGACCCTCCAGGTGACCGAGCACGCGGTCGGCGAGGTGCTGGAGGCGCTGCGGCCCATGCTGGTCGGCGTCGACCGCGCGGTCGCCCGACTCACCCCCGAACAGGCCGAGGCCACCGCCACGTTCCTGCGCGAGGTCGCCGAAGTGATGCGGGAGTACGTCGCCACCGCGCCGGACGAGCCGCCCCGCGCCCGGACCGAGCGTGGCTGA
- a CDS encoding DoxX family protein, which produces MAPLIALLTGTAVARIAGLLGVDALDGWHPALRVGLALMLVLTGTAHFASRRADLIAKVPPALPRPDLLVTLTGVLELGGAVALLPPATARWAAAGLALLMLAMFPANVSAARRRLTLAGRPVTPLATRTALQLVFVAAALAVALGG; this is translated from the coding sequence GTGGCACCCCTGATCGCACTCCTCACCGGCACCGCCGTGGCCCGGATCGCCGGCCTGCTCGGCGTGGACGCGCTAGACGGCTGGCATCCCGCGCTGCGGGTCGGCCTGGCGCTGATGCTCGTGCTGACCGGCACGGCCCACTTCGCGTCCCGGCGGGCGGACCTGATCGCCAAGGTTCCGCCGGCGCTGCCCCGGCCGGACCTGCTGGTCACGCTCACCGGCGTGCTGGAACTCGGCGGCGCGGTCGCCCTGCTGCCGCCGGCGACCGCGCGCTGGGCCGCGGCCGGCCTGGCGCTGTTGATGCTCGCCATGTTCCCGGCCAACGTCTCGGCCGCCCGCCGCCGGCTGACGCTCGCCGGCCGACCGGTCACCCCGCTGGCCACCCGGACGGCGCTCCAGCTCGTCTTCGTGGCCGCCGCGCTCGCGGTCGCCCTGGGCGGCTGA
- a CDS encoding ABC transporter permease: MKLARDTWLIFQRQAQLLLRNPVWVFVGVFQPVMYLLLFAPLLKPALNAPTQAAAYKIFVPGLLVLLAIFGGLFQGFGLIAELRAGVIERSRVTPVSRLALLLGRSLRDVVSLIAQAVIITLLALLFDLRVFIGYLLLAYLMLALIALMTSAVSYGVALKVKSEDALAPLMNTVAQPVLLLSGILLPLTFAPGWLQGVAKWNPFSWAVDGTRALFGGDLGNDKVWQGLLITTVLAVAGVVWAARQFARSVR; the protein is encoded by the coding sequence ATGAAACTCGCCCGCGACACCTGGCTGATCTTCCAGCGCCAGGCGCAACTGCTGCTGCGCAACCCGGTCTGGGTCTTCGTCGGCGTCTTCCAGCCGGTGATGTACCTGCTGCTCTTCGCCCCGCTGCTCAAGCCGGCCCTGAACGCGCCCACACAGGCCGCCGCGTACAAGATCTTCGTACCCGGTCTGCTCGTGCTGCTGGCCATCTTCGGCGGCCTCTTCCAGGGCTTCGGCCTGATCGCCGAGCTGCGCGCCGGGGTGATCGAACGCTCCCGGGTCACCCCGGTCAGCCGACTCGCCCTGCTGCTCGGCCGCTCGCTGCGCGACGTGGTCTCGCTGATCGCGCAGGCCGTCATCATCACCCTCCTGGCGCTCCTGTTCGACCTGCGCGTCTTCATCGGCTACCTGCTGCTGGCCTACCTGATGCTCGCCCTCATCGCGCTGATGACCTCGGCCGTCTCCTACGGCGTCGCGCTCAAGGTCAAGAGCGAGGACGCGCTCGCCCCGCTGATGAACACGGTCGCCCAGCCGGTCCTGCTGCTCTCCGGCATCCTGCTGCCGCTCACCTTCGCCCCCGGCTGGCTCCAGGGCGTGGCCAAGTGGAACCCGTTCTCCTGGGCTGTCGACGGCACCCGCGCCCTCTTCGGCGGCGACCTGGGCAACGACAAGGTCTGGCAGGGGCTGTTGATCACCACGGTGCTCGCCGTGGCCGGCGTGGTCTGGGCCGCCCGCCAGTTCGCCCGCAGCGTGAGATGA